DNA sequence from the Spirochaetaceae bacterium genome:
CAGCGTCATGCCGGCCGCGGGCGATGCCACCGTCGGGGCAACCTGGTACGGGCGGGAGTTCGCCGCCATCGTCGCCGTCGGCAACATCGTGGCTACCCAGTTCCACGCCGAAAAGTCGGGCCACTGGGGACTGCGGCTGCTGGACAATTTCTTGTCCTGGAACCCGTGACGTGAGCGACGCGACGAGCGCGGCGGACGCGAACGGCGGCGCCCGCGACGGGCTGGCGAAGCGGGTGATCGTGTGCCTGGACGTACGCGACGGCAAGACCACCAAGGGGGTACGCTTCCTCGACAACAAGGTGGTGGGCGACCCGGTCGCCATGGCGCAGCAGTACTACCGGGACGGCGTCGACGAACTGGTGTTCTACGACATCACCGCATCCGCCGAGCGGCGCGGAATCATGCTCGACGTGGTGCGCCGGGTGGCGGAGCAGATCTTCATTCCGTTTGCGGTGGGCGGCGGCATCGGGTCGGTGGCGGATATGCGGGCGGTGCTGCTCGCGGGCGCCGAGAAGGTGTCGGTGAACTCGCAGGCGGTGCGCAATCCGCACATCATCAGCGAAGGGGCGGCGGCGTTCGGCACGCAGTGCATCGTGCTCGGCCTCGATGCCAAGAAGGACGCCGCCATGCCGAGCGGGTACCGCGTGATGATCGACGGCATGCGCCGCGCTACCGGGCTCGACGCACTGGAGTGGGCGCAGCGCGCGCAGCAGCTTGGCGCCGGCGAGGTAGTGCTCAACGCGATCGACACCGATGGCGTGCAGGCCGGCTACGAGATGGAGGTGACGCGCCTGCTCGCAGACGCGTTGACCATTCCGGTGGTCGCCTCCGGCGGCGCCGGCACCCCCGATCACCTGTACGAGGTGTTGGAGAACGCGCACGCCGACGCCGCGCTGGTGGCGTCGATGGTGCACTTCGGCACCTACACGGTGCGGGAGATCAAGCGCGCGCTCGCCGCCCGCGGCGTGTGCATCCGCGAGCCGTGACCGGGCGCTAGCGGTCCTGGCGTGCCGCGCCGGCGCACGGCGGCGTTGGCGTGGCCGGCGCGCTCCGCGTGCGCGGCGCCACGTTGCTTTCGGCGGTCCGCCGGAAGTATAGTAGGGCCACAAAGTTGGAGACCTCATCCCACCCTACCTGGAGATCGTGCAATGCCCACCTACGACTATGAGTGCTCGGACGGACATCGGTTCGAACACCTGCAGTCGATAACCGCCGAACCCCTGACCGAGTGCCTGATTTGCGGTGAGCCGGTACGCCGGCTGATCGGTGGCGGCACCGGCATCATCTTCAAGGGTTCCGGCTTCTACGTCACCGACTCCAAGAACGGCAGCCGCGCCAAGAAGGAGTCCGCCAAGGACACCGACGGCAAACCGGACAAGGACAAGGACAAGGCGCCCAAGAGCGAAACAGGGAGCGGGTCCGACTCCGCCTCCTCCTCGGGCGACAAACCCAACAAACCCGACAAGCCCGCCAAGACCGCGGCGGCTACCTGAACCGGCGGCCCGCCGGCTGCGTCCGGCGCGGCGTTCACACCTGGATCGGGTCCGGTGTTGTCGTCCCGGCGGCGCTCCGCTCCATGAGATCCTCCAGCCTCAGGCGCTCGAACGACTGTCGCAGTTCCGCCACCACCGGATTGATCACCGGGTGGCGCGGAGCGAACAGCGTGCAGCAGTCGGGGTACGGCAGGATCGAAATCGCGAACGTGCCGATCCGTTGCGCGATCGCGATGATCGACTCCTTGGCGTGGCCGATCAGCGGCCGCATTACCGGCAGGGTGGCGTAGCTTCCGGTGAGGTGCAGGCTCGGCACGGTCTGACTGGCCACCTGGCCGAGGCTCTCGCCCGTGACCAGGCACTCGTGGCCGTTCCGGACGGCGAGCGCGCTGGCGATGCTCATCATGGCGCAGCGCGACAGCAGGGTGATCTCCGCGGCGCGCGCCGCCTCCTTGATACGCACCTGGACGTCCGTGAACGGCACCACGTGCAGGGCGAGATTGGGCAGGTAGCGGCGCAGGGCAGCGGCGAGCCGCCGTACCTTCTGCTCCGCCTCGGCGGAGGTGAACGGGTAGGCGTGGAAGTACACCGCGTCGACCGCCAGGCCGCGCCCGCCCATCAGGTAGCCGGCGACCGGCGAGTCGATGCCGCCCGACAGCAACAGCAGGCCGCGGCCCGAGCAGCCCACCGGCAGCCCGCCGGGACCGCGGTGCTGGTCCGCGTACA
Encoded proteins:
- the hisF gene encoding imidazole glycerol phosphate synthase subunit HisF, with the translated sequence MSDATSAADANGGARDGLAKRVIVCLDVRDGKTTKGVRFLDNKVVGDPVAMAQQYYRDGVDELVFYDITASAERRGIMLDVVRRVAEQIFIPFAVGGGIGSVADMRAVLLAGAEKVSVNSQAVRNPHIISEGAAAFGTQCIVLGLDAKKDAAMPSGYRVMIDGMRRATGLDALEWAQRAQQLGAGEVVLNAIDTDGVQAGYEMEVTRLLADALTIPVVASGGAGTPDHLYEVLENAHADAALVASMVHFGTYTVREIKRALAARGVCIREP
- a CDS encoding zinc ribbon domain-containing protein, with protein sequence MPTYDYECSDGHRFEHLQSITAEPLTECLICGEPVRRLIGGGTGIIFKGSGFYVTDSKNGSRAKKESAKDTDGKPDKDKDKAPKSETGSGSDSASSSGDKPNKPDKPAKTAAAT
- the thiI gene encoding tRNA 4-thiouridine(8) synthase ThiI, whose translation is MTEFIVKYGEISLKGANRLAFEQRLMRNIARRLPRKAARVRRTWGRVFLAVEDALADEAARALAATFGIVSYARVARFEKTEASFPRAADFIAAELAAGGGQRSFKVEASREDKQFGLNSYDIACLLGDLLRARLPGFTVDVRRPDATVRVEVRDHIYVYADQHRGPGGLPVGCSGRGLLLLSGGIDSPVAGYLMGGRGLAVDAVYFHAYPFTSAEAEQKVRRLAAALRRYLPNLALHVVPFTDVQVRIKEAARAAEITLLSRCAMMSIASALAVRNGHECLVTGESLGQVASQTVPSLHLTGSYATLPVMRPLIGHAKESIIAIAQRIGTFAISILPYPDCCTLFAPRHPVINPVVAELRQSFERLRLEDLMERSAAGTTTPDPIQV